The Clostridium sp. AWRP genome has a window encoding:
- a CDS encoding DUF4153 domain-containing protein, with the protein MKFTAYIKSILSGLYLSLKRFPLTIMFSVSVFLTLIVISEANPKENTLARVAMILALGIPISLCIKLFFEKINKKSIFKLLSAQLCGILFLIVYYFLFLNTMDMVSITRYAAVSTTLYLAFLFIPYFLKKEQFEMYVITIFTGFFITIIYSIVLYLGLSAILFTIDKLLGIKILGKIYYYTWLFVVFIFSLLYFLSGIPISHEEISIKFYPKLLRILLLYIVMPLLTAYTIILYIFLRK; encoded by the coding sequence ATGAAATTTACGGCATATATTAAATCTATTTTAAGTGGCCTGTATTTAAGCCTCAAAAGATTCCCTTTAACTATAATGTTCTCAGTTTCTGTTTTCTTAACACTTATAGTAATATCTGAAGCTAATCCTAAAGAAAATACCTTAGCTAGAGTTGCTATGATACTAGCACTAGGAATTCCTATTTCACTTTGTATAAAACTTTTCTTTGAGAAAATAAACAAAAAAAGCATATTTAAGCTTTTATCAGCTCAGTTATGTGGAATTTTATTCTTGATTGTTTATTACTTTTTATTTTTAAATACCATGGACATGGTTTCTATTACAAGATATGCTGCTGTAAGCACTACATTATATTTAGCTTTTCTATTCATTCCCTATTTTCTAAAAAAAGAACAATTTGAAATGTACGTTATAACTATATTTACAGGATTTTTTATCACTATAATATACTCAATTGTACTATACTTAGGACTTTCTGCCATCTTATTTACAATAGATAAACTACTTGGAATAAAAATCTTAGGAAAAATTTATTATTATACATGGTTATTTGTAGTCTTCATATTTTCACTATTATATTTTCTTTCAGGAATACCAATTAGTCATGAGGAAATATCAATAAAATTTTATCCAAAACTTTTAAGAATACTGCTTCTATATATTGTAATGCCTCTTTTAACTGCATACACAATAATATTATATATATTTTTGAGAAAATAG
- a CDS encoding transposase: MICQIQEYWRNLKNKRIKLVSEEFQISKLTAKKYINMTEEEIQKLNNPANYKKRTTIMDEYINIIFKMQRDGINDDLIYFYILKHGYSGNQKSLWNYIYCIEKNNFPDRTPMNPKCLIEWSYPDDVIIIKRNSLLKYLLIKNPKTKKDETIGKYINELKVKYSVVEKVDEIFGTFHSIIMGSNPDKIDDFIEKYRDSSIASFCNGIERDIAPIKNAISLKVSSGFVEGNNNKFKLIKRIVYGKSGLVNLAKKCFLAFLSKRPSFNLVDLI, encoded by the coding sequence TTGATCTGTCAGATCCAGGAATACTGGAGAAATCTCAAAAATAAAAGAATCAAACTTGTTTCAGAAGAATTTCAAATATCCAAATTAACAGCAAAAAAATATATCAACATGACTGAGGAGGAAATCCAAAAACTTAACAATCCAGCTAATTATAAGAAAAGAACAACGATAATGGATGAATATATCAATATCATCTTCAAGATGCAGCGTGACGGAATCAATGATGACCTGATTTATTTTTATATTTTGAAACATGGATATAGTGGAAATCAAAAATCATTATGGAACTATATCTATTGCATTGAAAAAAACAACTTTCCAGATAGAACTCCAATGAACCCCAAGTGCCTTATAGAATGGAGTTATCCTGATGATGTCATTATTATAAAAAGAAATAGTCTGTTAAAATATCTGCTTATAAAGAATCCAAAAACAAAAAAAGATGAGACTATAGGAAAATATATTAATGAACTAAAAGTAAAGTATTCAGTTGTTGAAAAAGTGGACGAAATATTTGGCACCTTCCATTCAATCATTATGGGAAGTAATCCTGACAAAATAGATGATTTTATTGAAAAATACAGAGATTCATCAATAGCTTCTTTTTGCAATGGTATAGAAAGAGATATTGCCCCGATCAAGAATGCAATATCTCTAAAAGTAAGTTCAGGATTTGTTGAAGGAAACAACAACAAATTCAAACTTATCAAACGTATTGTATACGGAAAATCTGGATTAGTCAATCTGGCAAAAAAATGTTTTTTGGCATTTCTCTCTAAAAGGCCATCGTTTAATCTTGTTGACTTAATCTAA
- a CDS encoding ISL3 family transposase: MKYKTIGDFSFLLDDNHFVYNYTEDENTLDIYVKSKPNSCCCPECGSESRQLHATYERTLQDTPIHCKQTFLHANVYKYECLNPACNRRIFMEKLPFAKLSQVRTDALNSLILGVSMFLSNEGASKVLALLGVKISNDTIQRLYDSIEFVDDPDVEAIGVDDVAIRKGQTYATAIYDLKGHHLIALLEGRDGQPLREWLKQHKKVKLVARDRASAYASAISEILPECIQVADRFHLLQNLLDRMKDIFKEDMPAKIFIRNDEILDKAPEKVLKKKMPNEKMIESFDYDNSVPRTPNGTEIKFDNKKHDLNSPQYRAHAESRKKNSD, translated from the coding sequence ATGAAATACAAAACTATTGGTGATTTTTCTTTTTTGCTGGATGACAATCATTTTGTCTATAATTATACAGAAGATGAAAACACCTTAGATATTTACGTCAAATCAAAACCAAACAGTTGCTGTTGCCCTGAATGTGGTTCAGAAAGCAGACAGTTACATGCTACTTATGAAAGGACTCTACAGGATACTCCAATTCATTGCAAACAGACATTTCTTCATGCAAATGTTTACAAGTATGAATGTCTGAATCCTGCTTGCAACCGCAGAATATTTATGGAAAAACTACCTTTTGCAAAGTTATCACAGGTAAGAACTGATGCACTGAATTCTTTGATTCTTGGTGTGTCAATGTTTTTAAGCAACGAAGGTGCAAGCAAGGTTCTTGCACTACTTGGAGTAAAAATCAGTAATGATACTATACAACGACTGTATGACAGTATAGAATTCGTAGATGATCCAGATGTGGAAGCAATAGGTGTGGATGATGTTGCTATACGAAAAGGTCAAACTTATGCGACTGCTATTTATGATCTAAAAGGCCATCATCTAATTGCTCTCTTAGAAGGTAGAGATGGACAACCTTTGAGAGAGTGGCTAAAACAGCATAAGAAAGTAAAATTGGTCGCAAGAGACCGTGCCAGTGCCTATGCATCTGCCATTAGCGAGATACTTCCGGAATGCATTCAGGTGGCAGACCGGTTTCATCTGCTTCAAAATCTCCTTGATCGGATGAAAGATATTTTTAAAGAAGATATGCCGGCAAAAATATTTATACGTAATGATGAAATATTGGATAAAGCCCCAGAAAAAGTTTTAAAGAAAAAAATGCCGAATGAGAAAATGATAGAGTCGTTTGACTATGATAATTCTGTTCCACGAACCCCTAACGGAACAGAAATTAAGTTCGATAATAAAAAACATGATCTGAATTCACCACAATATCGGGCACATGCTGAAAGCAGGAAAAAAAACAGCGATTGA
- the pepF gene encoding oligoendopeptidase F gives MVQTKRRDEILKEDKWQVERIYKDIESWKKDFEKLKSMAPKLSEYAGKLSEGKKLLEYFKLDEEVSRLAGKLAIFAHMKNDEDTANPTFQVLRDKIYAYGAEIKSMEAFFIPEILSLPEGTTDKFMKAVPELNVYKFLLERILKKKSHTLSVEQEELMASVSDCLNAPEKVYSMLSNADMTFPKIKDERGKRVELTDVNYSGFIRSKKRSVRKEAFKTLFNTYKRYKNTLAASLTSNIKNFVFISKTRKYKSSMECSLKPNDIPLDVYNNTVDTVNNNLKSLHRYVSIKKKLLGLHEMHMYDLYVPLIDTVEEHIEFDEAVKIVKEGLKPLGEEYLDIFDKGIKDGWVDVYPNKGKRGGAYSTGDYDTMPYVLLNYDYKLTDVSTLAHEMGHSIHSYYSRKNQPYIYSDYSLFCAEVASTTNESLLMHYLIDNEKDKKRKLYLINQELEQIRTTVFRQVMFAEFEKVTHESIENGTPLTGEDLCKIWRELNVKYFGKNMVVDEEIDMEWSRIPHFYWDFYVYQYATGYAAAHSFANAILESGEKAVEAYKGFLKSGSSDYPINVLKKAGVDMTSPKPLEDTIKRFDELLDMLETVLKIK, from the coding sequence ATGGTACAGACAAAAAGAAGAGATGAAATATTAAAAGAAGATAAATGGCAGGTAGAGAGAATATATAAGGATATAGAAAGCTGGAAAAAGGATTTTGAAAAGTTAAAATCCATGGCACCAAAATTAAGTGAATACGCTGGTAAATTATCTGAAGGCAAGAAGCTTTTAGAATATTTTAAGCTGGATGAAGAAGTTTCAAGATTGGCAGGAAAACTAGCTATTTTTGCACATATGAAAAATGATGAAGATACTGCTAATCCTACTTTTCAAGTTTTAAGAGATAAAATATATGCATATGGTGCTGAAATAAAAAGTATGGAAGCATTTTTTATTCCTGAAATATTGAGTTTGCCAGAGGGAACTACAGATAAATTTATGAAAGCTGTTCCCGAATTAAACGTGTATAAGTTCTTATTAGAAAGAATTTTGAAAAAGAAGTCTCATACTTTAAGCGTTGAGCAGGAGGAACTTATGGCTTCGGTATCAGACTGCTTAAATGCCCCAGAGAAAGTGTATAGTATGTTATCTAATGCAGATATGACTTTTCCAAAAATAAAGGATGAGAGGGGAAAAAGAGTCGAGCTTACTGATGTAAATTATTCCGGTTTTATAAGGTCTAAAAAGAGATCTGTTAGAAAAGAAGCCTTTAAAACCCTATTCAATACTTATAAAAGATATAAAAATACTTTAGCAGCATCACTTACCTCAAATATTAAAAATTTTGTTTTTATATCAAAAACTAGAAAGTATAAAAGTTCAATGGAATGTTCACTAAAACCTAATGATATTCCTTTAGACGTCTACAATAATACGGTTGATACTGTAAATAATAATTTAAAGTCCCTGCACAGATATGTAAGCATTAAAAAGAAACTTTTAGGACTTCATGAAATGCATATGTACGATTTGTATGTCCCACTAATAGACACTGTAGAAGAACATATAGAATTTGATGAAGCAGTAAAAATAGTAAAAGAAGGATTAAAGCCTTTAGGAGAAGAGTATTTAGATATATTTGATAAAGGAATAAAGGACGGATGGGTAGATGTATATCCAAACAAAGGCAAAAGAGGAGGAGCTTATTCCACAGGGGATTATGATACTATGCCTTATGTACTTTTAAATTATGACTATAAGCTTACAGATGTTTCTACTTTAGCACATGAAATGGGTCATTCCATACATTCCTATTATTCGAGAAAAAATCAACCTTATATATATTCAGATTATTCTCTTTTCTGTGCAGAAGTGGCTTCAACTACAAATGAAAGCTTATTAATGCATTATTTAATTGATAACGAAAAGGATAAGAAAAGAAAACTTTATCTCATAAATCAAGAATTAGAGCAAATTAGAACTACTGTATTCAGACAGGTTATGTTTGCTGAATTTGAAAAAGTAACTCATGAAAGTATAGAAAATGGAACACCACTTACAGGAGAAGATTTATGTAAAATTTGGAGAGAATTAAATGTAAAATATTTTGGAAAGAATATGGTTGTAGATGAAGAAATAGATATGGAGTGGTCAAGAATTCCTCATTTTTATTGGGATTTTTATGTATATCAGTATGCTACAGGCTATGCAGCAGCACATTCTTTTGCTAATGCAATACTAGAAAGTGGAGAAAAGGCTGTGGAAGCGTATAAGGGATTTTTGAAGAGTGGATCCAGTGATTATCCAATAAATGTATTGAAAAAGGCAGGGGTGGATATGACTTCACCTAAGCCTTTAGAGGATACTATAAAAAGATTTGATGAATTATTAGATATGTTAGAAACTGTATTGAAAATAAAATGA
- a CDS encoding 3'-5' exonuclease: MNMIFFDTETTGLKPGSICQLSYILVDTSAKPTKTIGKNIFFAVDYVEPSAEKVHGFSVETLYKLSSGMNFKDRLDEFLNDFQNADILIGHNVNFDIKFLSSEFKNCNENLNIKHTFCTMNYYKNICNLKNRYNKCKAPRLEEVVRFLHIEDPYITAVSKKYFNGTGNFHDARFDTTATYLLVTEGIKKGYIPKRYFSHIIQ; the protein is encoded by the coding sequence ATGAACATGATATTTTTTGACACAGAAACAACTGGCTTAAAGCCTGGAAGCATATGTCAACTAAGCTATATTCTTGTTGACACCAGTGCAAAGCCAACCAAAACCATAGGTAAAAATATTTTCTTTGCTGTGGATTATGTAGAGCCTAGTGCAGAAAAAGTACACGGTTTTTCCGTGGAAACCTTGTACAAGCTAAGCAGCGGTATGAACTTTAAAGATCGTTTAGATGAATTTTTAAATGACTTTCAAAATGCAGATATTCTAATAGGCCATAATGTAAACTTTGATATTAAATTTCTATCTTCCGAATTTAAAAACTGCAATGAAAATTTAAATATCAAACATACCTTTTGCACTATGAATTACTATAAAAATATATGTAACCTTAAAAACAGATATAATAAATGCAAGGCTCCAAGACTTGAAGAGGTTGTAAGATTTCTTCATATAGAAGATCCATACATAACTGCTGTAAGTAAAAAATACTTTAACGGTACTGGAAATTTTCATGATGCCAGATTTGATACTACAGCCACCTACTTGCTTGTAACAGAAGGAATTAAAAAAGGATATATTCCTAAAAGATATTTTTCTCACATAATACAATAA
- a CDS encoding DUF4153 domain-containing protein: MIVTIVLFFITPIKNNNSWQNNFSKIFPKIILPLIIMMFVSISIRINAYGITEKRYFTLILGIWLFFIMKSLQNGANTLISPLSASYNYETFIIKVIYKGNQIYTKNLNFFVKNLIDKYGMLSKENALSPEEMTLTEENEKVKVKFIFLNISGNKSDTNRGINPKEINFYMLVKIK, translated from the coding sequence GTGATTGTTACAATAGTGCTGTTCTTTATTACTCCTATAAAAAATAACAACTCATGGCAAAATAACTTTTCTAAAATTTTTCCAAAAATAATTTTACCACTTATTATAATGATGTTTGTTTCCATAAGCATACGTATAAATGCTTATGGAATAACAGAGAAAAGATACTTTACACTTATCTTAGGTATTTGGTTATTTTTTATTATGAAAAGCCTGCAAAATGGTGCAAATACTTTAATTTCACCTTTAAGTGCTTCTTATAACTATGAAACATTTATTATAAAAGTAATTTATAAAGGCAATCAAATTTACACTAAAAATTTGAATTTTTTTGTAAAAAATCTCATTGATAAATATGGTATGCTTTCAAAAGAAAATGCATTATCACCTGAAGAAATGACTCTAACTGAAGAAAATGAAAAAGTAAAAGTTAAATTTATATTTTTAAATATATCTGGTAATAAAAGCGATACAAATAGAGGAATTAATCCCAAAGAAATCAATTTTTATATGCTTGTTAAAATCAAATAA
- the ggt gene encoding gamma-glutamyltransferase: MNFNALYNPFSSARSTAYGKRGMVAASQPFAAEAGFEILKKGGNAVDAAISTAACLTVCEPTSNGIGGDAFATVWFNGKLHGLNSSGPSPKGISIPILKKSGYNEIPQFGWEPVNVPGIPAAWASLSEKFGKLSFEKLLEPAIRYAEEGFPVTPTVGKFWGRAYELYKRKLTDEKFKYWFDTFAPEGRAPRIGEMFTLKDHAKTLKIIAETKSEAFYRGELAEKIDYFSRKTGGYIRKEDLEKYHAEWVKPISINYRGYDVCEIPPNGQGITALIALNILKGFEFNEKNSVDTYHKQMEAVKLAFEDTLRYVTDRNKMTIKIEDLLSDAYADEKRKRIKETAFMPEFSKNSKGGTVYLATADGYGNMVSYIQSNYMDFGSGLVVPGTGIALHNRGKNFSFDPNHANALEPEKKPYHTIIPGFLMKNGKGVGPFGIMGAFMQPQAHVQVLMNCIDFNLNPQAALDAPRWMWNEEKNISIEHAFPQYLAKALYDKGHKISYAIDETDFGRGQIIWRDENGVLSGGTDWRTDGTIYSW; encoded by the coding sequence ATGAATTTCAATGCTTTATACAATCCTTTTAGTTCAGCAAGAAGCACAGCCTATGGGAAAAGAGGAATGGTGGCTGCATCTCAGCCTTTTGCAGCAGAAGCCGGTTTTGAGATTCTAAAAAAGGGTGGCAATGCAGTAGATGCTGCTATTTCAACAGCTGCTTGCTTGACTGTATGTGAGCCAACATCAAATGGAATTGGTGGTGATGCTTTTGCTACAGTATGGTTTAATGGTAAATTGCATGGATTAAATTCAAGTGGACCATCGCCAAAGGGAATTTCTATACCTATTTTGAAAAAATCAGGATATAATGAAATACCACAGTTTGGATGGGAACCTGTTAATGTTCCAGGAATTCCTGCAGCATGGGCATCGCTTTCAGAAAAATTTGGGAAATTGTCTTTTGAAAAGCTACTAGAACCTGCTATAAGGTATGCAGAGGAAGGTTTCCCTGTAACTCCGACAGTAGGGAAATTTTGGGGAAGAGCATATGAGCTATACAAAAGAAAATTAACTGATGAAAAATTTAAATATTGGTTTGATACTTTTGCACCAGAGGGAAGGGCTCCAAGAATAGGGGAGATGTTCACTTTAAAGGATCATGCAAAAACATTAAAAATTATAGCTGAGACTAAAAGTGAAGCATTTTATAGAGGAGAACTGGCTGAAAAAATAGATTATTTTTCAAGGAAAACTGGTGGATATATAAGAAAAGAAGATTTAGAAAAATACCATGCTGAATGGGTAAAACCTATAAGTATTAATTACAGAGGTTATGATGTATGTGAGATTCCTCCAAATGGACAGGGTATTACCGCACTTATAGCTCTTAATATATTAAAGGGTTTTGAATTCAATGAAAAAAATTCTGTAGATACTTATCACAAGCAAATGGAAGCAGTGAAATTGGCTTTTGAAGATACTTTAAGGTATGTAACAGACAGAAATAAAATGACAATTAAAATAGAGGACTTGCTGTCCGATGCTTACGCTGATGAAAAAAGAAAGAGAATAAAAGAAACTGCTTTTATGCCTGAATTTAGTAAAAACTCCAAAGGTGGAACAGTTTATCTTGCTACTGCTGATGGATATGGGAATATGGTGTCATACATACAGAGTAATTATATGGACTTTGGTTCAGGTCTAGTGGTACCTGGAACAGGTATTGCTCTGCATAACAGAGGGAAAAATTTCTCCTTTGATCCGAATCATGCAAATGCACTGGAACCTGAAAAAAAGCCATATCACACAATAATTCCTGGATTTTTAATGAAAAATGGCAAAGGTGTAGGACCTTTTGGAATTATGGGAGCCTTTATGCAGCCTCAAGCCCATGTACAAGTATTGATGAACTGTATTGATTTTAATTTAAATCCACAAGCAGCACTGGATGCTCCAAGATGGATGTGGAATGAGGAAAAAAATATTAGTATTGAGCATGCTTTCCCTCAGTATCTGGCAAAAGCTTTGTATGATAAAGGACACAAAATAAGTTATGCCATTGATGAGACCGATTTTGGAAGGGGTCAGATAATTTGGAGAGATGAAAATGGAGTTTTATCAGGAGGAACTGATTGGAGGACTGATGGAACTATATATTCATGGTAA
- a CDS encoding FeoA family protein gives MFANLSMNKLRKSKNMSESENRLLVHKFGVNLTEIEVGKSAKIRELHGNNILMKMLKSMGIIPDAIIIKKSAILSEGPIVIEKGPMQFAVGYEMARNIIVDPI, from the coding sequence ATGTTTGCAAATTTATCAATGAATAAGTTAAGAAAATCTAAAAATATGTCAGAATCAGAAAACAGATTGCTTGTACATAAATTTGGAGTAAATCTTACGGAAATTGAAGTTGGGAAATCTGCAAAAATACGAGAACTTCATGGAAATAATATCCTTATGAAAATGTTGAAATCTATGGGAATAATTCCTGATGCAATTATTATAAAGAAGAGTGCAATACTATCTGAAGGGCCAATTGTCATTGAAAAAGGTCCCATGCAATTTGCGGTAGGATATGAGATGGCTAGAAATATCATTGTTGATCCAATATAG
- a CDS encoding YitT family protein: MKKKHNRRVSIAIRILLMLVGACLDAVGLKFFLIPNDVIDGGISGISIMVSHFTSIPLGVFILLFNIPFIIMGYKNIGKDFTIATFFSVISLSVMTAVFNPKVGVTNDPLLAAIFGGIILGIGVGLMIRSGGSSDGTEIVAIFLDKKSGFSVGEIVMCFNVFILGSAGFAFGWDRAMYSLVAYFIASKAIDVTSQGIDESRSVMIISDQHEEITDRILKESGRGITLIKGEGGYSNLPTNVIFVIVSRLEISRLKSVVNDIDNDALIVMQSVEVSGKNFQK; the protein is encoded by the coding sequence ATGAAAAAAAAGCACAATAGAAGAGTTTCCATTGCAATAAGAATATTGTTAATGTTAGTGGGAGCGTGTCTGGACGCAGTAGGATTAAAGTTTTTTTTGATACCAAATGATGTTATTGATGGGGGAATAAGTGGTATATCCATTATGGTAAGTCACTTTACATCAATACCACTTGGAGTATTTATATTATTATTTAATATTCCATTTATTATTATGGGATACAAAAATATTGGCAAGGATTTTACAATTGCTACATTTTTTTCAGTAATCTCACTTTCAGTTATGACAGCAGTGTTTAATCCCAAAGTAGGGGTAACAAATGACCCACTTCTTGCAGCTATATTTGGTGGCATAATACTTGGAATAGGTGTAGGACTTATGATAAGAAGTGGAGGTTCATCGGATGGAACGGAGATTGTAGCTATATTTTTAGATAAAAAAAGTGGATTTTCTGTTGGTGAAATAGTGATGTGTTTTAATGTATTCATACTTGGAAGTGCAGGTTTTGCATTTGGATGGGACAGGGCAATGTACTCATTAGTAGCTTATTTTATAGCATCTAAAGCTATAGATGTAACTTCTCAAGGAATTGACGAGTCAAGGTCAGTTATGATAATTTCAGACCAGCATGAAGAGATAACAGATAGGATTTTAAAAGAGTCAGGACGTGGAATAACTCTTATAAAAGGAGAAGGAGGCTATTCTAATCTTCCTACTAATGTAATTTTTGTAATAGTGTCACGACTTGAGATATCACGATTGAAGTCCGTAGTAAATGACATAGATAATGATGCTCTTATAGTAATGCAAAGTGTGGAGGTTTCAGGCAAGAATTTTCAAAAATAA
- a CDS encoding FeoB small GTPase domain-containing protein produces MKKVILAGNPNVGKSLIFSRMTRIRIATANYAGTTVEMKTGKCRYKSNEYEIIDGPGIYSLEKFSKTDEIALQLIDEADIIIDIIDSTNLERNLNLTLQLLQKKKPTVVCLNFWDDTVHKGITIDVQALEKLLGVPVIPVSALRSEGISKLLDSLAHAKICNIELNEAERWNLIGSIIKSVQKLSHRHHTLLERISDFTLHPVGGIITAIFVLVFTLIIVRFLGEGLINGVFEPFYSHLYNPLLQSMVKRIPILGLREILVGNTAYSDPLQSFGILTSGVYIALVSVFPYFFSFYLVFGFLEDFGYLPRLSVVFDKFFHHLGLHGYSSIPVMLGLGCKVPAFMATRSLTNRREKILTITLIFMSAPCLSQSAMIVSLGMNYGVLTVITIYAILIFLAIGMNVLMNKFYKNEDSIEFFTEFPACRIPSIKLMAGKLWIRISEYFAEVLPMIAIGVLVMNVLSVLHVLSFIIEIVKWPTKILFGLPAEIAPIMLLNFLRKDASVALLVPLNLTAPQFICACIFLTLSTPCLASFFTMIKELSTKTTLKIVGLILMISIIITTLLHLLFTLIL; encoded by the coding sequence ATGAAAAAAGTTATACTTGCAGGCAATCCGAATGTAGGAAAAAGTCTTATTTTCTCACGAATGACACGAATTAGAATAGCTACTGCCAATTATGCTGGAACCACGGTTGAAATGAAAACTGGAAAATGCAGGTATAAAAGCAATGAATATGAAATTATTGACGGCCCAGGTATTTATTCGCTTGAAAAATTTTCAAAAACGGATGAAATAGCACTTCAATTGATTGACGAGGCAGACATTATAATAGACATTATTGATTCCACAAATCTTGAACGCAATCTCAATCTAACTCTTCAACTTCTTCAAAAGAAAAAACCTACTGTGGTTTGTTTGAATTTTTGGGACGACACAGTACACAAAGGTATTACAATTGATGTACAAGCATTAGAAAAACTGCTTGGTGTTCCAGTAATACCAGTGAGTGCTCTTCGCTCTGAGGGGATTTCCAAACTTCTTGATTCCTTAGCCCATGCAAAAATATGTAATATAGAATTGAATGAAGCAGAGCGCTGGAATTTAATTGGCAGTATTATTAAATCAGTACAGAAATTGTCACACCGGCACCATACGCTGCTTGAACGTATCAGCGATTTTACACTTCATCCAGTTGGTGGTATCATAACAGCAATTTTTGTACTTGTATTTACACTTATTATTGTTCGATTTTTGGGAGAAGGTTTGATAAATGGAGTATTTGAGCCATTTTATTCACATCTGTATAATCCTCTATTGCAATCTATGGTAAAGCGTATTCCAATTTTGGGTTTAAGGGAGATACTTGTTGGAAATACAGCTTATTCAGATCCACTACAATCTTTTGGTATACTCACAAGTGGTGTCTATATTGCACTTGTATCTGTATTTCCATACTTTTTTTCGTTCTACCTTGTTTTTGGCTTTTTAGAGGATTTTGGGTATCTACCAAGACTTTCAGTTGTTTTTGATAAATTTTTTCATCATCTTGGGCTGCATGGTTATTCTTCAATTCCAGTTATGTTGGGTCTTGGCTGTAAGGTACCTGCATTTATGGCAACGAGGAGTCTGACAAATAGACGTGAAAAAATTCTAACCATTACACTAATTTTTATGAGTGCGCCGTGCCTTTCTCAAAGTGCCATGATTGTATCACTTGGTATGAATTACGGAGTTTTAACTGTAATTACGATTTATGCCATTTTAATCTTTCTTGCAATAGGCATGAATGTACTTATGAACAAATTTTATAAAAATGAGGATTCAATTGAATTTTTTACTGAATTTCCGGCATGTAGGATTCCATCAATAAAGCTAATGGCTGGAAAGTTGTGGATTCGCATTTCCGAATATTTTGCTGAAGTTCTTCCAATGATTGCAATAGGTGTTCTGGTAATGAATGTGTTAAGTGTGCTTCATGTACTGAGTTTTATTATAGAAATTGTAAAATGGCCAACAAAAATTTTATTTGGACTGCCTGCGGAAATTGCTCCAATTATGCTTCTAAATTTTCTACGCAAAGATGCCTCTGTTGCACTTCTTGTTCCACTCAATCTTACTGCACCGCAGTTTATTTGTGCCTGCATTTTTTTGACGCTTTCAACACCATGTTTAGCATCATTCTTTACAATGATTAAAGAACTTAGTACAAAAACCACTTTAAAAATAGTGGGACTTATTCTTATGATTTCAATTATAATAACCACTTTACTACATCTTTTATTTACACTAATTTTATAA